From Mobula hypostoma chromosome 8, sMobHyp1.1, whole genome shotgun sequence, the proteins below share one genomic window:
- the LOC134351163 gene encoding probable G-protein coupled receptor 139, producing the protein MMRDRVIYFFNDFLPHYYRILAIIGVLFDKFMFTFPKFTANVVAFVTLLRGRCRLSKVVTSYLVAMAVADLLVVIFRVILQRVFGFYYSPECNVVDTIGYISVSCSVWLTVGFTLDRTVAICFQRLKTRYCTEKGAAIVIAVVSLLSVLTNIPWYFKYQPYFCVISYWFITSPVWQQFDWGHGFLTPIVPFVLILLLNAVTVRHILKASAVRRRLRGQQSGEKKDDPEMKNRKRSIILLFAISTSFVLFWIVRVFSLAVQRITGQYVGIPFDYVVVDTIGTMFQLFSSCTNMFIYAITQRKFREEMINVMKYPFVVIRNVIKS; encoded by the exons ATGATGAGAGATCGTGTAAtctattttttcaatgattttttaCCTCATTACTACCGGATCCTGGCAATCATTGGAGTTCTGT TTGACAAATTTATGTTTACTTTTCCAAAATTCACAGCAAACGTGGTGGCATTTGTAACACTATTGCGAGGGCGGTGTAGACTCTCCAAAGTTGTCACTTCATACCTTGTAGCCATGGCTGTGGCGGATCTATTGGTCGTCATATTTCGCGTCATTCTCCAAAGGGTGTTTGGCTTTTATTACTCTCCCGAGTGCAATGTCGTAGATACAATAGGTTACATTTCTGTTTCCTGCTCTGTCTGGCTCACTGTTGGCTTCACCTTGGACCGCACAGTGGCCATTTGCTTCCAGAGGCTGAAGACCAGATATTGCACTGAAAAAGGTGCAGCTATCGTTATTGCAGTGGTGAGTCTGCTGAGCGTGTTGACCAACATCCCGTGGTATTTCAAGTACCAGCCATATTTCTGCGTGATATCGTATTGGTTCATAACTTCCCCCGTGTGGCAACAATTTGACTGGGGGCACGGATTTTTAACCCCCATCGTCCCCTTTGTGCTGATCCTGCTGCTCAATGCTGTCACTGTCAGGCACATCCTGAAGGCCAGTGCAGTCCGCAGGAGACTGAGGGGTCAgcagagtggggaaaagaaggATGACCCAGAGATGAAGAATCGAAAAAGGTCCATCATTCTGCTCTTCGCAATTTCAACCAGTTTTGTCCTCTTCTGGATAGTTCGGGTGTTCAGTCTAGCAGTTCAAAGAATTACTGGACAATACGTAGGAATACCTTTTGATTATGTTGTGGTAGACACCATTGGAACAATGTTTCAGTTGTTCAGCTCCTGCACCAACATGTTTATTTATGCCATCACCCAGAGGAAGTTCCGGGAGGAGATGATAAATGTCATGAAATATCCCTTTGTGGTCATAAGGAATGTAATTAAAAGTTAG